The genome window TACGACCTCGGCATGGGCGAGCTGGTATACCGCCCCTCGCTGAGTTGGGGCGAGTACATGCATCCCGGCCTCATTGGCGGCCTGTTGAAGACTAAAGTATTCCGCAGCCTGCGCAAGCATGTGCAGGCGCACTTCGCCGATGAGCGTCTGCGCCTGCTCATGGAGTTCCCCGTGCTCTTCCTAGGGGCAGCGCCGCAGAACACGCCGGCTTTGTACAGCCTGATGAACTACGCCGACATGGAGCTTGGCACCTGGTACCCCTTAGGGGGCATGGGCAAGGTGGTCGATGGCTTCGTGCGTGTGGCCGAGAAGCAAGGCGCCACTATCCGCTGCGGCGCCCCCGTTAAGCGCATTCTGGTGGAGAGCGGCAAGGCTATTGGCGTGGAGCTCAGCGAGGGCGTGCTGAAGGCCGATATCGTGGTGGCTGGCGCCGACTACCACCATGCGGACCAGGAGCTGCTTCCTGAAGCTGCTCGTGGCTACAGCAAGGACTACTGGACCAAGCGCACCATGGCCCCGAGCGGATTGCTGTTCTATCTCGGCTTCGATCGAAGGCTGCCCGACCTGGAGCACCACACGCTCTTCTTCGATGAGTCGTTGGACCGGCATAGCGCGGAGATCTATGACAACCCTGCTTGGCCCAGCAAGCCGCTGTTCTACACCAGCTGCGCGAGCAAGACCGACCCCAGCGTGGCGCCTGAAGGGAAGGAGAACATGGTGATCCTCATCCCCATCGCGCCAGGGCTCGTTGACGAAGGGGAGACCCGGGAGCGCTATTACCACATCGTGATGGAACGCTTGGGCAAGCATCTTGGCTTCGACCCGCGCCCGCATGTCGTGCTCAAGCGGAGCTACAGCATCAATGACCTGAAGGCCGATTACAACGCGTTCCGCGGCAACGCTTATGGCATGGCCAACACCATCATGCAGACCGGCCCTTTGCGCCCCAGCATGAAGAGCCGAAAGGTGGAAGGCCTTTACTACACCGGGCAGCTCACCGTGCCCGGCCCCGGCGTGCCTCCCGCGATCATCAGCGGGCAAGTGGTGGCCGACCTGGTCGCAAAGGAATTCGCTCCTGAATCCGTCATCCTATGAATACGATCGCGCTCTACGACAAGGTGTGCCTTAAGGCGAGCCGACACACCACCTACAGCTACAGCACCTCCTTCTCACTGGGGATACGCTCGCTCGACAAGAGATTCCATGAGCCGATCCATTCCATCTATGGCTTCGTGCGCTTCGCCGATGAGATCGTGGATACCTTCCATGGCTTCGACAAGGACAGCCTGCTCATGCGCTTCCGCGAAGACACCTACCGCGCCATCGCCGAGGGCATCAGCCTCAACCCCATCCTGCACAGCTTCCAGCGCGTGGTGAACCAGTACCGCATCGAGCGCGAGCTTTACGACACCTTCCTCGACAGCATGGCCATGGACCTCACGGACACGCGCCATGATCAGGGCAGCTACGAGACCTACATCCTGGGCAGCGCCGAGGTGGTGGGC of Flavobacteriales bacterium contains these proteins:
- the crtI gene encoding phytoene desaturase — its product is MKHVVVIGSGFAGLAAAASLGRKGFRVTVLEKNAQPGGRARTWSEDGFTFDMGPSFYWMPEVFERFFADFGERVRDHYDLIRLDLSYSVVFGPGEKWAIPADPIELRAFFESKERGAGAQLERFLAEAKLKYDLGMGELVYRPSLSWGEYMHPGLIGGLLKTKVFRSLRKHVQAHFADERLRLLMEFPVLFLGAAPQNTPALYSLMNYADMELGTWYPLGGMGKVVDGFVRVAEKQGATIRCGAPVKRILVESGKAIGVELSEGVLKADIVVAGADYHHADQELLPEAARGYSKDYWTKRTMAPSGLLFYLGFDRRLPDLEHHTLFFDESLDRHSAEIYDNPAWPSKPLFYTSCASKTDPSVAPEGKENMVILIPIAPGLVDEGETRERYYHIVMERLGKHLGFDPRPHVVLKRSYSINDLKADYNAFRGNAYGMANTIMQTGPLRPSMKSRKVEGLYYTGQLTVPGPGVPPAIISGQVVADLVAKEFAPESVIL